In Woeseia oceani, one DNA window encodes the following:
- the trxC gene encoding thioredoxin TrxC: MSDLLNVVCPHCDTANRVPQHRLSDGPTCGRCHKPLFTGTPLSLTQAAFKSHLNRNDIPLVVDFWAPWCGPCQTMAPAFASAAELLEPRVRLAKVDTEKEPGIGAQFQIRSIPTLICFQSGKEVARQAGAMRAPDIVRWVESHLD, encoded by the coding sequence ATGAGTGATCTGCTCAATGTCGTGTGCCCACATTGCGATACCGCCAACCGCGTTCCCCAGCATCGATTGAGTGACGGGCCGACTTGCGGAAGGTGCCACAAGCCGCTCTTTACCGGAACGCCCTTGTCGCTCACGCAGGCTGCTTTCAAGAGTCACCTGAACCGCAACGACATTCCGCTGGTCGTGGATTTCTGGGCACCATGGTGCGGGCCGTGCCAGACGATGGCGCCGGCATTTGCAAGCGCTGCGGAATTGCTGGAACCGAGAGTACGCCTGGCCAAAGTCGATACTGAAAAGGAGCCGGGCATCGGCGCGCAATTTCAGATCCGCAGCATACCTACGCTGATCTGCTTTCAATCCGGCAAAGAGGTCGCTCGCCAGGCCGGTGCCATGCGGGCACCTGACATCGTACGGTGGGTTGAGAGCCATCTCGATTGA
- a CDS encoding ArsR/SmtB family transcription factor, whose translation MKKKRLDGAALRQHADEASRLLKTIGNPIRLMILCTLVEGEYAVGELNERIAQSQSTLSQHLAILRREGIVQTRREAQTIYYSLNSTEVRSLMEWLYKTYCR comes from the coding sequence ATGAAGAAAAAGCGACTGGACGGTGCGGCACTGCGCCAGCACGCAGACGAAGCATCAAGACTGCTGAAGACTATCGGCAACCCCATTCGCTTGATGATTCTCTGCACCCTTGTTGAAGGGGAGTACGCTGTCGGTGAACTCAATGAACGCATTGCGCAGTCACAGTCCACCCTTTCGCAACATCTGGCCATCTTGCGACGCGAGGGCATTGTGCAAACACGCCGGGAAGCGCAGACGATCTACTATTCGCTAAACAGTACAGAGGTCCGCTCTTTGATGGAGTGGCTGTACAAGACCTATTGCCGCTAA
- a CDS encoding beta-lactamase hydrolase domain-containing protein, producing MKGIRPSMLSMLFAVFALAACQYSPTAASGDVPHAAIPSQQAATTITAADIGRAQTWGGIDNVVSVKHLFFSAQPDRAALQVAREHGVGVVINLREPSEFEWDEPAEVQRLGMAYFNLPVSTEGTGLNQETMETISRLVRQHANQKILLHCSSGNRASAWFAVHLANDHGMGAEQSIALARQAGLDQLQMENRVRNYLGRSVHDNL from the coding sequence ATGAAAGGCATCCGCCCGTCGATGCTGAGCATGTTGTTTGCAGTGTTCGCATTAGCGGCTTGCCAGTACAGCCCGACGGCGGCTTCAGGCGATGTTCCTCACGCTGCAATACCAAGCCAGCAAGCCGCAACGACTATCACTGCCGCGGATATTGGCAGAGCGCAGACGTGGGGCGGCATCGACAATGTTGTCAGCGTAAAGCACCTGTTTTTCTCGGCACAACCAGACCGCGCGGCGTTGCAGGTTGCCCGTGAGCATGGTGTTGGCGTTGTGATCAACTTGCGTGAACCGTCCGAGTTTGAGTGGGATGAGCCGGCCGAGGTGCAACGCCTGGGGATGGCTTATTTCAATCTGCCGGTTTCCACCGAAGGCACTGGTCTCAATCAGGAGACTATGGAGACCATCAGCAGGCTCGTCCGACAGCACGCCAATCAAAAGATCTTGTTGCATTGTTCAAGCGGCAACCGGGCAAGCGCCTGGTTCGCTGTGCACCTTGCGAACGACCACGGTATGGGAGCTGAACAGTCCATCGCTCTGGCGCGACAAGCGGGACTTGACCAACTGCAGATGGAAAACAGGGTCCGGAATTATCTGGGCAGGAGCGTCCATGACAATTTGTGA